The following are encoded together in the Trachemys scripta elegans isolate TJP31775 chromosome 7, CAS_Tse_1.0, whole genome shotgun sequence genome:
- the TMCC1 gene encoding transmembrane and coiled-coil domains protein 1 isoform X2, whose protein sequence is MEIERSEVSSLAQTPNAVASSTDGSINADSVDGTPDPQRTKVAITHLQQKILKLTEQIKIEQTARDDNVAEYLKLANNADKQQSARIKQVFEKKNQKSAQTILQLQKKLEHYHRKLREVEQNGIPRQPKDVFRDMHQGLKDVGAKVTGFSEGVVDSVKGGLSSFSQATHSAAGAVVSKPREIASLIRNKFGSADNIANLKDSLEEGQEDGKTLGVIHNFQSSPKYGSEEDCSSATSGSVGANSTTGGPVGASSSKTNTLDMQSSGFDAILHEIQEIRETQARLEESFENLKAHYQRDYSLIMQALQEERYRCERLEEQLNDLTELHQNEILNLKQELASMEEKIAYQSYERARDIQEALEACQTRISKMELQQQQQQVVQLEGLENATARNLLGKFINILLAVMAVLLVFVSTVANCVVPLMKTRNRTFSTLFVVVFIAFMWKHWDAVAGYLERFLSPPR, encoded by the exons ATCGAGCGGTCAGAAGTAAGCAGCCTAGCACAAACCCCTAATGCAGTGGCCTCAAGCACTGATGGCAGCATCAATGCAGACTCTGTTGATGGGACCCCGGATCCACAGCGGACAAAAGTGGCCATCACTCATTTGCAGCAGAAGATACTGAAGTTGACAGAGCAGATCAAAATTGAGCAAACAGCCCGGGATGACAATGTGGCAGAATACCTGAAACTAGCCAACAATGCTGACAAGCAGCAGAGCGCCCGCATCAAGCAAGTGTTTGAGAAGAAGAACCAGAAATCGGCCCAAACCATTTTGCAGCTGCAGAAGAAGCTAGAGCACTACCATCGGAAGCTTCGTGAGGTTGAACAAAATGGAATCCCTCGGCAGCCAAAGGATGTCTTCAGGGATATGCACCAGGGCTTGAAGGATGTGGGAGCAAAGGTCACTGGCTTTAGTGAAGGAGTTGTAGACAGTGTTAAAGGTGGGCTTTCCAGCTTCTCCCAAGCCACACATTCGGCAGCAGGGGCTGTGGTCTCCAAACCCCGGGAGATTGCCTCCCTGATAAGGAACAAATTTGGGAGTGCGGACAATATTGCTAATCTAAAGGACTCTTTGGAAGAGGGTCAGGAAGATGGGAAGACTCTAGGTGTTATTCATAACTTTCAGTCAAGCCCAAAATATGGTAGTGAGGAGGACTGTTCAAGTGCCACATCTGGTTCAGTTGGAGCTAATAGCACCACAGGGGGTCCAGTGGGAGCTTCTAGCTCCAAAACAAACACTCTGGATATGCAGAGCTCAGGGTTTGATGCAATACTACATGAGATTCAAGAGATCCGAGAGACACAGGCAAGACTGGAAGAATCCTTTGAGAACCTTAAGGCTCACTATCAGAGGGATTATTCGTTAATAATGCAGGCTCTGCAAGAGGAGCGGTACAG ATGTGAACGACTAGAAGAGCAGCTAAATGACCTGACAGAGCTCCACCAGAATGAGATCCTTAATCTAAAGCAAGAGTTGGCCAGCATGGAAGAGAAAATAGCTTATCAGTCCTATGAGCGAGCTCGAGACATCCAG GAGGCGCTAGAAGCCTGTCAGACCAGGATCTCCAAGATGGAActtcagcagcaacagcaacaagTGGTGCAGCTGGAGGGCCTGGAAAATGCCACTGCCAGAAACCTGCTGGGTAaattcatcaacatccttctggcGGTCATGGCTGTTCTCCTAGTCTTCGTCTCTACCGTGGCCAACTGCGTTGTCCCCCTCATGAAAACTCGCAACAGGACGTTCAGCACTTTATTTGTGGTGGTTTTCATTGCCTTTATGTGGAAGCACTGGGACGCCGTCGCTGGCTACTTGGAACGATTCTTGTCGCCCCCCAGATGA